In Brassica napus cultivar Da-Ae chromosome C2, Da-Ae, whole genome shotgun sequence, the sequence tcctcctccccattttcctcctccccatcttgattttcatcttcaacaaactcattatcaccaacatcttcatcatcaccaccaacatcttcttcccattcaccagcttcatcattatcaccaacatctttttcccattcaccagcttcatcaatatcccttttctctgaaaccgtttcgaccttgctgcggcttgatacacaaagacatactctatgggttttgagtatctccagcaagtttcgaacttgtctatcacttgtaacatgaatgggaagactgcctggagccatcatcatttctgctggtaatgagtagctaatctccacactcactgttctcatgtccaggttataatcttcttgagccattgcaacaagttcagcatgtgttgaatcttcattcaataaaaacaatcttgctcctttgagatcatcaaccacaaaatcccaacggaaatctctcaacaaccattctccatacactgcatgtaactgaaaaatcatctgcaaatattcaaaataaaacacattagtaaacatagagaaaatgaagaagttcaataaacattgccgcagacgacttagcattaagtcgtccagaagacttaaaggtaagtcgtctaaagaggtcacttttgcaattgaaaattaaaagggacgacttaattctaagtcgtccggctttgtttgttaaaaaaaaaacttcagacgacttatatataagtcgtctacgagaaacgggctagttttgcatttgaccgaatcgtgtcagatctttgactatttctggacgacttataattcagtcgtctctgggaaagttaaaatttcaatattttatgaaaacttgacgacttacgtgtaagtcgtcctaaggttagttttgtaattgaaaaataaaacttgaaatttaactttctccagacgacttagatgaaagtcgtccagctaaacgacttaatttaaggtcgtccgggataagcaaggtttgaccagaaaattgggaaaaattctggacgactttgctttccccggacgactttaaattaagtcttctggagggacgactttatattaagtcgtctggttaaagttaaattatgaagttttatttttcaattacaaaactaacctaggacgacttacacgtaagtcgtcaagttttcataaaatattaaaattttaactttcccagagacgactgaattataagtcgtccagaaatagtcaaagatctgacacgattcggtcaaatgcaaaactagcccgtttctcgtagacgacgtatatataagtcgtctggagtgttttttttaacaaacaaagctggacgacttaatttaagtcgtccgtttgaccagaagactcatcagtaagtcttctacatacagatgacttactagtaagtcttctacgcgaacagatcttgaaaaaaaattcaaattcgtaccttaaactaggtgagatgacttcgtttgcacacagggtcttctccaaccacccagaacctcaaacgaaagcaaccgtaagtaaaaacgaaagaaatatggctctgtcaaccatacccatattttgaatcaaaagcttgagttttttggatgaatatagagagaaaatgaaagaaatgttgtttttagttcataacaattgaaacagagagagtgtaaagagatttacgtgcattaaagggcattaaaagctccaaacagttcgtacaaggttgttgccactattcattgcagtggcaatattgtaaatacttgaagaagatgaggttgagacagtaaagaagccattttcgaaaaaaaaaaaaaaaaaatgttaatggcattttcgtagataaaatgcaggtgtggggttaaaatctcaaaaaaaaaaggagtcaaaagaaaaggttagttttctgtttgactccaagttttgagtcacttttactatatagtttaaattgcTGAAAATGGCCGACAAACATTGggcaaaaccctaaaactctggTTTGGGGTTTGAGCTAATTTGCTCTTCGTTTCATGCACTGTAACATGGTGACTAATTTGGTTGTAATTTCATTTTAGATTAATAACTTATTGTTGAATGTTAAGCGATAAACtgataaaaagaataaaatttacaaaaagtttgttaaaaatgttataaaaatgaatacaagtttgttgtgttttgtttttctcttcggaagttacaaaatttcaaTGGACCACTTGACCAAACCGGTAAACAACAAACACATCCACAAACAATCTCTATGctgaccattttttttttcggtttccATGTGATTCCtgttacactacaagaaaacagcggcatactgagggaaaaaatcgtcggtatgtcgtcggaataacgctattccgatgacataccgacgaaaaaagtcctcgaaaataactcctcggaaattcatttttcctcggaaatccctctgAAATTTCCAACGGAATTCCGaagaaaccctatttcctcggaatttccgaggaccacaagttcgtcggaagttgtcgtcggaatattccgaggaagttgtcgtcggaatattccgagggataaacttcctcggaatatttctaaaattaaaaaaaaattataaaattatttttttaaattcaaatttgaaaatataaaattaaaattgaaatagaaaacatatttaaaatacaaaaaataataaaatagtttttataaataaaaaaaaaatgttttataaatacaaaattagttttaataaatatgaaatcatcttttgataaatacaaaatagtttttataaataaaaaaaaataataaattagtgtttataaatcaaaatatgttttataaatacaaaattagttttataaatataaatatttttatagatatgaaatcatctttttataaatacaaaatagtttttataaatacaaaaaataataaaatagtgtttataaataaaaaaaatattttataaatacaaaattaattttaaaatataaaatcatcttttataaatccaaaaatcgaatttatatacaaagaacggtttgtatatttaaaaatagtttttataaatacaaaaataaaaaaatagtgtttataaatcaaaaaaatgttttataaatacaaaattagttttaataaatataaatatttctataaatatgaaatcatcttttataaatccaaaaatcgaatttatatacaaaaaacgttttgtaaaatcgaatttatatagaaaaaacattttgtaaatacaaaaataatgaacaatttataaaaaaagttctaaatcaattcaacacagccaaatcacaattctaaacctattacacaacaaatcacaatcctacccaatcaccctaacaaaaatctatcaaaaaccttctaaaatcatcaaatctacttaaaaacctaacaaataggacctaagagagtgagatagggtccttacatgatttgtaagggaATGAAAAGGATTcaccggagagatcgtcgcaagagaaggtggagaacgccggaaggagagagagatcgccggaaaggaagaagagagaaatggggaagaagatgcgtttggagtttataaaaccttgggtccgacggatattttccgtcggaattccctcagtattttcaatttcaattttcccaaaatatttggcggcttgtttgcccggttaaatgaaaatattccgaggaaattccgacggccacttaaatatccgtcggaatttcctcggaatattttcattaattcgaggaaaaagaatatcctgtgcatgtatttctattaatttatattgttcctcggaatttcctcggaatattccgaggaaataccgaggaactagtgtttggggtttcaaaacatcaattttttttgccgtatttaatttcttatacaattgtaatgcataccattgaggattctttgtatagatgagcataaaccatgaaataacaaatttcaaaatgaattgtaagtattccctttaccgttcattaaagtgtataagtgtttctcttatgttgtggggatttcgttcatacaatcggaaaagtgtttattatagggtaaggaacaaatttttgacttcataatgaacgtaagacacttaataagggttatataggtgttattcaaaccgcaaaaacgttgttttcggtttaaaaaccctatttcctcggaatattccgagggaattccgaggaaacccttttcttcctcggaattccgtcgaaatattccgaggaaattccgtggaactagtgtttggggtttcaaaacgtcaattttttttaaacggatcgatcgatagatatatgtccaaaaacgcatcgatcgatcactaagatggaccaaagcgtaacaatgtgatcgatcgatgagattatcccatcgatcgatcgaggatatcaagtgttcctcggaatttcctcggaatattccgaggaaattctgaggaactagtgtttggggtttcaaaatctcgaatgtttttttataaacggatcgatcgatggatatatgtccaaaaacgcatcgatcgatcattaagatggaccaaagcgtaacaatgtgatcgatcgatgagattatcccatcgatcgatcgaggatatcaagtgtttattccgaggaaattccgaggaactagtgtttggggtttcaaaatctcgaatgttttttataaacggatcgatcgattgatttatgtccaaaaacgcatcgatcgatcactaagatggatcAAAGCGTAataatgtgatcgatcgatgggtatatgtccaaaaacgcatcgatcgatcactagttcgtcggaatttcctcggaatattctgacggattgatgtttcctcggaattccgtcggtatattccgaggaaattccgaggatttcattttccgtcggaatgtccgtcagaataccgctgttttcttgtagtgttattaCAAGCTACAAAACCTAAACTTAGCGACCCATACATTGTGTCCAAATTTTTTGTCTACActactctctttcattgtaggTAATCGTTGCAACCACCTATTCACTGTTCAAGTCGAATATTTAGGATTCACAAGGCAGCTGAGTTTATTCTTTAATGTTAAGTTATCGGTGAGCCTATGATAATGTGTTTCAGCcactgaaaacaaatcaaactaGGCTCTTAATGTCAAAGGACCTTTTCCTTCAATTCCCCCGTCCTCCCGTATAACACTTTCAGTTTCATGTCATAATAACATTATCGTGGTGATCATCAGAAGGACAAGAAAAACAGAGAACTGATTCATACTCTTAGTTCCCGGAGGTACATTCATGTGCGTCAAACCGTTGGTATTTGTTGCCTACTATCATTTCCGAAGGACAAAGTATATATTCTTTCGAGTAGCTCATACATAGTTGCAACGAGAGGCTTCTTCCATGTGTCACAGTCTTATTAGTAACCGGTTGATATGCCTTTCGAATCCTCCTTTATATTACTTCAACAAGTTCCTCTACATCCATTTCTTTGTTTTCGATgccttcttttcctttttcaagcATGGAGGTGCATTATTCTTGTGGACATGATACCCATTTGTGTATCTTTTTAAACCAGGTTGTAAAGTAATAATAATTCGGTTGTTTTTCCAAAAGGAATTTATTCCTTTCTCAAATATAATGGGTGCAGATGTTTTCAACGATTTATTAGATACGGTTTATATTTcttaattcattttaattttagcaAAATTAGTATAATCCCagttaactaaaaaaataataaagtattagCTAGATTATAATAGAACTTCagaaagatgagagagagagtaaagtaACGAAGACGTTGTAATCTAAAATAAGTAACGAAGACCTTGTCTTATGGAATTAATTGCTATAGGTTGGGCAGAGGACAATGAAGGACATGTGGGGGACATTGTTACAAAAGTCAATAACTGAAGTCCTGAAATTGCCAAATGGCGGAAAAATAGTCCACcgtacaaaaagaaaaaaataaatgatctcCAGAAAGCTCTCGAGGAACTACAGTCAGACAATAATAGAACACATGAGAAAATTTAGAGGTATCTCGCAAACTACAAGATGCCTATAAGGATGAAGGAAATTATTGGCATCAGAAAAGTCGTAACATGTGGTACACAGCAGGCGATctcaatacaaaattttatcatgCTTTGACGAAAAAACGACGAGTTCGGAACAGGATTGTAGGATTACATGATGAAACTGGCAATTGGATTACAGAAGATAAGGGAGTAGAAAAAGTGGCGGTGGactattttgatgaattatttACTACTACTTCCCCATCAGATTTTGATAGCTATCTGGCGGAAATAACACCTGGTATAACGCTACAGATGAATCAACGGCTGCTGCATATTGCGACGGAAGAGGAGGTTCGACAAGTTCTATTCATGATGCATCCAGAAAAGGCTCCAGGACCGGATGGAATGACAACTCTTTTCTTTCAACATTCTTTGCATATAATTAAAGGAGATTTGGTGGAAATGGTGAATAATTTCCTTGTTTCAGGAGTAATGGATCCAAtgttaaatattactaaaatatgTATGATACCAAAAACGGAGAAACCTACGAGGATGATGGAATTACGGCCAATCAGCCTATGTAATGTAGGGTATAAGATCATATCCAAGGTTCTATGTCAATGCTTAAAACTATGTCTACCTTCCCTCATTTTGGAAACACAATCGGCATTTGTGGCAGGAAGATTGATatcggataatattcttattgcaCAGGAAATGTTAAGCATGTCAAGGAAAGTATATGTCAATCAAAGCAAATATGAGTAAAGCATACGATAGGGTGGAATGAGACTTCATTCAGGCACTCCTACAGAAAATGGGATTCGACTCCCATTTGATTAAACTAATGATGGAGTGTATATCGTCGATTCAGTATTGGGTCTTATTAAATGGTCAACCGCGAGGTCTCATAATTCCACATAGAGGCTTACACCAAGGAGATCATTTGTCTCCTTATCTATTCATTATGTGTATTGAGGCGTTAATTGCAAACATAAAAAAacggagagagagaaacaattAACCGGAATGAAAGTGGCCAGAGTATGTCCATCGATATCTCACTTGCTCTTTGCagatgatagttttttttttctgcaagGCACAAAAGGAGGAATGCCAAACCATTCTCAGGATTTTAAAAGACTACGAGGCAGTATCGGGGCAACTCATAAGCTTCCAAAAATCATCgattcaatttggacacaagATCAAGGAATCTAGCAGACAAGAATTGAGGGATATCTTGGGTATACAGAATTTAGGGGGAATGGGATCCTACCTAGGACTACCGGAAAATCTGGGCGGTTCGAAAATACAAGTCTTCAGTTTTTTGCAGAAACGTTTAAACAATAGAATAAACGGATGGACATTCAAAATTTTCTCTAAAGGAGGAAATGAGGTGATTATCAAATAATTGGTTACGGCTTtgccaaatcatgtgatgttTTGCTATCGTCTACCAAAGACTACATCAAAGAAACTGACGAGTGCGGtagcacaattctggtggagtccagggggaAGCACAAAAGTCATGCACTGAAAATCATGGGAGAAAATATGTGAAAATAAGGATGTagggggtttagggtttaaatataTTACCAATTTTAACACGGTGGTGCTTGGGAAGCAGTTATGGCGTTTAATAGAAAAGCCAAATACAATTTTTGCACGAGTTTTAAAAGGACGGTACTACATGAATGCTTCACCCTTGGAGCCGATTCGTTCATATTCTCTGTCATATGGATGGCGGAGTATTGTTTccgctagatctctggtaagcaaaagactaattaaaagggtgggatcaggatcatctatatcagtatggaatgacccatggctcccaaccactcgcccgagaccagcaaataaaaaacaacaaaataataacCCAGACCTTACAGTGGACGCTCTTATAGATCCCGTTTCGCGAACTTGGAACTTACATGCAATTTAGGCTCTGATGGATCTCCAGGATGCGAAAATCATAGAAAGCATCCCACTTAATAAGACCCAGATGGTGGATAGGGATGTATGACATTTCACAAAGAATGGAAGATATACGGTAAAATCAGGATGCCAGCTTGAGAGGGTTTATCCagataaggaaaaaccaccGGATGTATTCGGGCCCACATTTGGTCTTTTAAAGGCTCACTGTTGGAAAGTACGGCGCCCGCCAAAGATTAAACATTTCTTATGGCAACTGGTATCATGGTGTATTgcggtaaaaaaaaatttaagagcaCGAGGAATACTAGGAGATATATGATGTGCTAGATGTGGGACTTCAGAGGAATTGATACACCATGTGTTTTTCGAATGCCCTCCAGCGATTTGGGTATGGGTGCTATCGAAGATACCATCGAATCCAACTATTTTCCCAACCAGCTCCCTCTTTACAAATATAGATCATGTTTTTTGGCGAGTCCTTCCACAAATGGATGATCATAAGTTcacatggatattatggtatatatggaaagagaggaataataaagtttttagtaactTGGATATGGATCCCAGAGACACCCTTAAATTAGCAGAAACTGAATCAACCATGTGGAGTGAGGCACAACTGGTGAACATACAAAGGTCAACACCATCTGTCGCGGTTCCAACACTACCGTCAATCCCATGACGATGGTGCTTTGCAGATGGCTCATGGAAGGAACATGACTGTTTATCTAGACAAGGTTGGTATAGTACTttggaaggttttgatggtCTGATGGGCGCACAAAATGTCCGGGCTAGTCTTTCCCCTCTTCATGCAGAGGTGGAAGCACTAGTTTGGGAAATGGAGTATATACGAAATTTACGTCAAAATTATGTCACATTTGCAACGGATTactctcaattggtgaagatgatttcagaaccagaagaatgaccagcttttgcaagttatttggaagatatcaagctcCTCAAAGAGAGTTTTCTCagctcagagatcattcatgAACCAATGACGCAAAATACTAAGGCGGATAGCCTCGCATGCAGTGTTAGGAGACATttgtctttcgtcgttcacatggatgcagagccTCCAACATGGTTTTCAAAGTCTGTTTGAATCTattaagttgatgacaaaaaaaaagatatcacAGACAAGTCTCTCACATCTGAAGTTGAAAGATATATTAACTAGTATATAATATAGATGGATCAATCAACTTATCACCAATTGATTTAAGGTtggaaattatataatttagcaAAATTTTGGTATAAATGGTTGGAGAAACTTAATTTTTCCCATATAACTTATGCGGTTGTATTTgtaaaaatatgaataaaattttataaatgcatattcgtttcaaattaaaaattacattacATTTTGTCAACAATATGGAACAATttagaagaatatatatatattgtataaaaatcttgatttctctctctttctctctttatatatatatatatatatctcgaTGCTTATGTCTGCGTGTGTAGTCCTCCAATACATTGCAAAGTAGGcaaagagaggaagagagataAATGAGTTGGTTTGTTAAGGAAAGAAGAGGAGGTGCATGGAAGCAAGGATGACGTCATCAGCACCTCTACTAACTCTCTTTGCCATCATATCTCTACTCCTCTTTCTATCTTCCTACCCACGTTACAGGTACGAGGTTGAGAAAACCAccacaaatctcaaactctTCTTACTGTTCCTCCCGATTCTCTTTGTCTTTCTGTTGGTCTCTCTACAATTCGTCCATCGAGTTCTCTTCAGATCCTCTTACTACGTCAAAGCAAACCAGGCTGCATCTCTTTTTGCAGAAGGCCACTTTCCTTGGGGAGTGTTGCTTATGCTGCTTCTTTTACTTGTTTTAGTTTCTAAACAATCTTACTTTCACTCCTTATGGTACCCGATCTTATGATCTTAATATATATTCGCCACAAATGTATATTGAAGATTGATATGTTTGCTTCTTGTAATCCAATCTAAACTCTACACATGTACAAGCTGATATATTGTCTCAACTAGTTTTGCTATATTGTTTTCTTAGTAATAAATAATACTGACAAATCGAGATGAAATATTATGCgacaaatttagaaaataacatTTTGGTTGTTTTATTAGAGGTTAGAAAATTTCATGGACCATTTGACCAAAACCTGTCAACAACAAACACATGGACAAGTAAGAAAACAGAAAAGATCTATGTtagtttttttctgttttcatgTGTTTCTAAGATTACAAGCTACAAAACCTAACTTATCTTGTGCAGTTCATCATCATCGAACTCTTTGACCATTCTTTATTCAAATTACCTCCTTAACTTTTTGACGTCAACAATTTTTTTCAACAATAACAGCACATAATGGCGAAAGATAAAGAAGaacaaaacgaaaaaaaatcTTCACCGTTATCATGTTTCAAGAACATCTCATTTCCATTCAACACAATTTTCTTGATCGCAAACTCGATTTTCCTAGCCACATCAGCTTTCTGGTTTGTGACCATCTCAATGTTACATTACAAGACGGATGAATGTAACCGGTTCGTGACAACTCCCGGAATCTTCGTGAGCTTCTCATTGCTATTCATGACTCTCGCAGGCTTCTACGCCGCTTACTACAAATCCGATTGTCTCTTCCGAATccacttcttcatcttcttcttgtggaTGTTCGTGGTCGTGGCTAAAGCAGTTTTCGTTTACCGTCTCAATAACGAGACCAATCCTAGGTTGTACCCTGGGACGAAGATACATGAGTTTAGGTTGGAGGATTACTCGGGATGGGTACGTAGATTGGTCATCAAAGACGATGAATGGTATCGTACTAGGAGATGTCTTGTTAAGGACAATGTTTGTAACAAACTATTCTCTAACCAAAACATGTCGGCTTCTGAGTTTCGTCAGATGAATCTAACTCCTATACAGGTAACTACATACGTACGcacaaagaatatatatatatatatatatatataatatatatatactgtttatatgatagttttttatttcattcgaatatactttattttattttaacagtCGGGTTGCTGCAAACCACCGCTTTCATGTGGATTAACTTACGTGAAACCAAACATTTGGACAATGTCAAGATATTATAACAACGTTGAAGATGATTGCAAGACATGGAACAACACGGCAAACACATTATGCTTCGATTGCGATTCATGTAAAGCCGTGACTATTGCAAATTTACAAAATACTTCATTTTCCTTAACATTTAATATCCTCCATATCGTATTTAGTCTTTCCATTGGCATTGTTGGTTGGTTTGCTTGGTTAAGGATTCTTCGAGAAACTGAGAACTAGCTAGGCTTTAATTGTaacatatgtataaataaatatccCAGTTCATAAAAAACACATGCGTATAAATATATCTTTCTCTTGTGTTTATCTTTCTTGTACAGTCTCGATTCTTTACCGATATGCATGTGAAGTTAATAGACTAGTAGTTTTCATATTCAAATTGGTATaactaaaccgaaccaaattaaaatgatataaactgatgaaattttatttttttttgtaaaaaacataaaatattttaaaattccttTATTTTGCTAAGAAAtcgaatatatatttttaaaactggatcgtgaaatcattttttttctgataATTAATAATAGAGATACCCAACCCGGTTAAGCCAACGCCATACATTTGAAACCGAAATTGAAACTGAAATTGAGGAACCAATAATGAAACCATGGTTAGGGATATAAACCGGAGTTCTCAACTCGTTCGGAGATAAAGATTCTCCGATCTTCTGTGACAAAACAAAATCGTCTCTTCGCCAAAGTTTTCTGGGTCTTCGATCTTGAGAGATCTTTGTCTCCCCGGTCATCAAGCTCACGGGTGACTCTGTTCTGATACAAATTGATATTCCAGATTTTTAGGGAATCTCTTTCAGGGCTTTGCTCTAACATGGTAAGTTATCAgttaaagttttcatttttatttatgattcGAGTCAATTCTTTCAGTTTCAGTGTTTGATTTGCTCTGTTTTTTCTTATTACAGTCAGGAAGAAAGGAAACGGTGTTGGATTTGGCTAAGTTTGTGGATAAGGGCGTGCAAGTTAAGCTTACTGGTGGTCGACAAGGTAAAGAACAAGTTAAGCTTCTTTTATATGATTCTTGCTTTTGAGTTTTTGATGCTTGTTTATTTATTGTTGGCAGTCACTGGAACTCTTAAAGGCTACGATCAGTTGCTGAACCTTGTTCTAGATGCGGCGGTGGAGTCTGTTCgaggtatctctctctctctctctttgcatTTTCTTTATGTATATGAACTACTGCACAACATGATGAGATGAAGTAGTTTAGGTCAAAGCTCTGTATCTGATTCAGTTCCttcaatagatatttttattagataggTTAGAAGAGAGGGACTTGTTCTATATTGAGACCAGAAGCTATGCTGTCTTGTTGTTGGTCTCCATGATTTATATGTCTGTTGCCTGTATTTCGTTTCAGTTTACCTTACTCTGAT encodes:
- the LOC106451758 gene encoding sm-like protein LSM7, which encodes MSGRKETVLDLAKFVDKGVQVKLTGGRQVTGTLKGYDQLLNLVLDAAVESVRDHDDPLKTTDQTRRLGLIVCRGTAVMLVSPTDGTEEIANPFVQPEAV
- the LOC106451741 gene encoding tetraspanin-13-like, with protein sequence MAKDKEEQNEKKSSPLSCFKNISFPFNTIFLIANSIFLATSAFWFVTISMLHYKTDECNRFVTTPGIFVSFSLLFMTLAGFYAAYYKSDCLFRIHFFIFFLWMFVVVAKAVFVYRLNNETNPRLYPGTKIHEFRLEDYSGWVRRLVIKDDEWYRTRRCLVKDNVCNKLFSNQNMSASEFRQMNLTPIQSGCCKPPLSCGLTYVKPNIWTMSRYYNNVEDDCKTWNNTANTLCFDCDSCKAVTIANLQNTSFSLTFNILHIVFSLSIGIVGWFAWLRILRETEN